A stretch of the Osmerus mordax isolate fOsmMor3 chromosome 12, fOsmMor3.pri, whole genome shotgun sequence genome encodes the following:
- the lpar4 gene encoding lysophosphatidic acid receptor 4 has protein sequence MASLVLNETGMEDCGIDDSFKYDLYSVVYSVVFVLGLVTNCGALFVFCFRMKLRNETTLFMTNLALSDLVFVFTLPFKVFYNVNRHWPFGDGLCKVSGTAFITNIYGSMLFLTCISVDRFLAIVYPFRSRSVRTRRNAALVCAAVWLTIVGGGISVTFFSTINRANRATACFEGFSKSTWRTYLSKITIFIEIVGFLLPLLINLVCSSMVLRTLRRPVTVAHGCDSKRRVLRMILVHLAIFIICFVPYNSILFLYALVRTQALASCAVERFARTLYPITLCLATLNCCLDPVVYYFTSESFQKSLTTGAKSPGARQESNPRSDTHLSSDAETNNLSTLTRDTCRDANALASNGKETDVSETQF, from the exons ATGGCCAGCCTGGTGCTCAACGAGACGGGTATGGAGGACTGCGGCATCGACGACTCCTTCAAGTACGACCTGTACTCGGTGGTGTACAGCGTGGTGTTCGTGTTGGGTCTGGTCACCAACTGCGGCGCCCTCTTCGTCTTCTGCTTCCGTATGAAGCTCCGGAACGAGACCACGCTGTTCATGACCAACCTGGCACTGTCCGACCTGGTGTTCGTCTTCACCCTCCCCTTCAAGGTGTTCTACAACGTCAACCGCCATTGGCCGTTCGGGGACGGCCTGTGCAAGGTGTCTGGCACGGCCTTCATCACCAACATCTACGGCAGCATGCTGTTCCTCACCTGCATCAGCGTGGACCGCTTCCTCGCCATCGTCTACCCCTTCCGCTCGCGCTCGGTGCGCACGCGCCGGAACGCGGCGCTGGTGTGCGCCGCTGTGTGGCTGACCATCGTGGGCGGAGGGATCTCCGTCACGTTCTTCTCCACCATCAACCGGGCGAACAGGGCCACGGCTTGCTTCGAGGGCTTCTCCAAGAGCACCTGGAGGACCTATCTGTCCAAGATCACCATCTTCATCGAG ATCGTTGGTTTCCTGCTTCCTCTGCTCATCAACCTGGTGTGCTCCTCCATGGTGCTCCGCACACTGCGCCGCCCCGTGACTGTGGCCCACGGCTGCGACAGCAAGCGTCGCGTCCTGCGGATGATCCTGGTCCACCtcgccatcttcatcatctGCTTTGTGCCCTACAactccatcctcttcctctacgCCCTGGTGCGCACCCAGGCTCTCGCCAGCTGCGCCGTGGAGCGTTTCGCCCGCACCCTctaccccatcaccctgtgtctGGCCACCCTCAACTGCTGCTTGGATCCCGTGGTGTACTACTTCACCTCAGAGAGCTTCCAGAAGAGTCTAACCACGGGGGCCAAGAGCCCGGGTGCGCGTCAGGAGAGCAACCCGCGGAGTGACACGCACCTGAGCAGCGATGCCGAGACCAACAACCTCAGTACGCTCACCAGGGACACGTGTCGTGACGCAAACGCACTGGCCAGCAACGGCAAAGAGACAGACGTGTCGGAGACCCAGTTCTGA
- the cysltr1 gene encoding cysteinyl leukotriene receptor 1 — protein MDNNTLRDNSSQNCPSIDEFRNQVYSTVYSLITVFGLVGNGFAVLVLVRTKRQSSPFHVYMLNLAVSDLLCVSTLPLRVLYYVNKGQWNMGDFLCRISSYALYVNLYCSIFFMTAMSVTRFIAIVFPVQNLRLVSQSRARLVCVGIWVFICSVSSPFLMSGEYYDPATNKTKCFEPPQSLSSQRGRPVQADLSKLNMLNYFSLAVGFILPFLIILISYAGIIRALLSRAQTSRCNRGSGSRAIRMIIIVALAFLLCFTPYHVQRSLHLSFLTRTDTTCDEVVAMQKSVVVTLCLAASNSCFDPLLYFFSGEGFRRRLSTMRKPTMVGNCRPQALPSPTESPEGENCQLKAH, from the coding sequence ATGGACAACAATACTCTGAGAGACAACTCCAGCCAGAACTGTCCGTCCATCGATGAGTTCCGGAACCAGGTCTATTCCACCGTATACTCCCTAATCACCGTCTTTGGCCTGGTAGGAAATGGCTTCGCTGTGTTGGTACTGGTCCGAACCAAGCGCCAGAGCTCGCCTTTCCATGTCTACATGCTCAACCTGGCTGTGTCCGACCTGCTGTGTGTCAGCACGCTCCCGCTGAGAGTCCTCTACTACGTCAACAAAGGCCAGTGGAACATGGGAGATTTCCTGTGTCGCATCAGCTCCTACGCCCTGTACGTTAACCTCTACTGCAGCATCTTCTTCATGACCGCCATGTCTGTCACCCGGTTCATTGCCATCGTCTTCCCTGTCCAGAACTTGCGCCTGGTGTCTCAGAGCCGCGCTCGCCTGGTGTGTGTAGGCATCTGGGTGTTCATCTGCTCCGTCTCCTCGCCCTTTCTGATGTCAGGCGAGTACTACGACCCAGCCACCAACAAGACTAAGTGCTTTGAGCCGCCACAATCGTTATCTTCGCAGCGCGGAAGACCTGTCCAAGCTGACCTGTCCAAGCTGAACATGCTCAATTACTTTTCCCTGGCGGTGGGCTTTATCCTTCCCTTCCTGATCATCCTGATCTCCTATGCCGGGATCATACGGGCACTGCTGTCACGCGCCCAGACCTCACGGTGCAATCGCGGCTCGGGCTCCAGGGCCATCCGTATGATCATTATCGTCGCCCTGGCCTTCCTGCTTTGCTTCACTCCCTACCACGTGCAGCGCAGTCTTCACCTCAGCTTCCTGACGCGCACCGACACCACCTGCGACGAGGTCGTGGCCATGCAGAAGTCGGTGGTGGTCACGCTGTGTCTGGCCGCGTCCAACTCCTGCTTTGACCCGCTGCTCTACTTCTTTTCCGGGGAGGGCTTCCGACGTCGCCTGTCCACCATGCGGAAGCCCACCATGGTAGGGAACTGCAGGCCCCAGGCACTGCCCAGCCCCACGGAGAGTCCTGAGGGGGAGAACTGCCAGCTGAAGGCCCACTGA